TGGCCCTCATGTCGAGCGTCATCGCCCAGAGGAGCGAGACCACGCCGCCGAGTCCGACGAGGACGCCGGTGCCGCCGGTCCTCGCGTTCGTCCCCGCGCCCGGATCGGCGTCGTCCCGCCCGGACCCGCCGCGGACCGCCGCGGCGAGCGTCGTCACCAGGCCGGCGAGCGTCGCGAGCGCGCCGACCGCGTACGCGACCGCCACCGGGTGGAAGTCGAACAGGAGGTACTTCGTCCGCAGGCGCCACAGGAAGTTGCGGAGCAGCATGCCGGACACCCGCGGGATGTACGTGGAGTAGCGGATGTGGCTCTCCTCGTCGCCGTAGGTGACCGGCCGGGGGACGTCGAGGACGCGCAGGCCGGCGACGTTCAGCTTGACGAGCAGGTCGTTGCAGTAGCCGTAGAACTCGTACATCCCCTCGACGTCGGCCCGCTCCAGCGCCTCGTGGGAGATGGCGGTGTAGCCGCTCTGGGGGTCGCCGGTCCGCCAGTAGCCGCTCGCGATCTTCGTCAGCCCGGAGAGGATGGCGTTGCCGACGAACCGGAACGCGGGCATGTCCTCCCGGTCGGTCCGGTTCAGGAACCGGTTCCCCTTGGTGTAGTCAGCGCGCCCCTCGACGATGGGGTCGAGCAGGCGGTCGAGCATCTCGGGCTCCATCTGCCCGTCCCCGCCCATCACCGTCGTCACGTCGATGCCCTCCTCGCGCGCGCGAAGGTACCCGGTCTTGATGGCGCCGCCGACGCCGCGGTTCTCCCCGTGCTGGATCGGCACCACGCGCCGCGAGAACCGACGCGGCCCGTCCGGTTCGGGCTCGAACTCGTCCTCGAGCCGTTCGGCGGTTTCGGTTATCTCCGCCCAGGTGCCGTCCGACGAGCCGTCGTCGACGGCGTACACGCGGTCGACGTACGACGGGACCGCCTCCAGCGTCTCACCCACGAACCCCTCCTCGTTGTATGCCGGGATGACGACCCCGACGGTGTGTCCTCGGTACATGGTCGTCGCCGGGCGACACCCGGCGTCTCGTGGCGGCTTAGGCCCACCGCGGGTTTTGTTACCCGGAGCCTGCATCGGCCGACCGGATCCGACCCGCCCCCGCGCTCCCCGGGGTACAGGGTTCGCTTACTTCCCCCGAAGACCCCCGTTACGCCCGTCGGTTGTACGCCACGGGTCCGTCCGCCGGGCCCGGAAAACGGCTCCATAACAAAGCCTCCGGGTTGGCCACCGAGGAGCAATGTTCGGAAACGCCGCAGGTGAACGAACGACGGCGCTCGCGCTCGCGCTCGTCGTCCTGGCCAGCGCAGTCACGGCCGTGCCCGGCCTCGTGCTCCTCGCACCGCCGGCCGCCGCGGACACGCCGTCGACGGTCGCGGTCGCGCAGGGCTCGAACTGTTACACGGTCACGCCGGTGGTCGACGAGAGCCAGACGGTCGAGGAGTTCTACGACTACCGGAACCCGGAGACCGACCCGTCCGGCGACTACAGCTCCTACGGGACGGACGAGTATCAGGAGCCCCGGAGCTCCTCGATGTTCTTCTACACCGGGTCGGAGGGGACGAGCCTCGTCGTCGTCCACGGCCAGCGGGGCGATCAGGGGAACGGCAGCACCGTCAGCTGGGACGTGTCGGGGCTCCCGTCGGACTGGGACCTCGCCGTGCAGGACGACGAGTACGAGAACGACACCCAGGACGACAACTTCGATACCGGCGATACGACCGCCGACATCGATTGGATGTACAACAATCTGCGCAACGACGGTGCGGCGTTCCGCGGACTCGAGAGCGAGGAGTTCGACACGATCACCATCGAGCCCCGATACAACGAGGAGGCCGACGCCTGGGGCGACTGGTTCTACTCCGGGTCGGACCAGTACCACGTCGAGAGCTGGACGCTGATGGAGGAGGGCGGCGAGACGGTCGGCGAACTCGCGCTCGACCAGGAGGTGACCATCACCGCCGGGCCCTGTCCCGGCGACGAACTCACGGCGGACATCGACGCCCCCGGCACGCCGGCCGCCGGCGAGGAGGTCACCTTCGACGCCTCGGGGTCGACGCCCGAGGATCGCATCGTCGAGTACCGGTGGGACCTGGGCGACGGAACGAACGCGACCGGCGAGTCCGTCGACCACGCATACGACGAGCCCGGCAACTACACCGTCTCGTTGACCGTTGAGGACGCCGCCGGCGAGACGAACTCGACGTCGACGGAGGTCACGGTCACCGAAGCGACGAACGCCCCGCCGACGGCGTCGCTCTCGGTCCCGCCGAACGCGACCGTGAACGAGTCAGTGCAACTGGACGCGGGCGGCTCCACCGACGACGAGGGAATCGTGGAGTACCGCTGGGACTTCGATGACGACGGCACCGTGGACCGGGGGACCGACTCACCGGAAACCCGCTACGCGTTCGACTCCGTCGGCGAGGCGACCGTGAACCTCACCGTCGTCGACACGGCGAACGCGACCGACTCCACGACCGCGACGCTCACCGTCGAGGAACGGACGAACGAACCGCCGACCGCCGACCTCTCGGCTCCGTCGAACGGGACCGTCGGCGAGGACGTGCGGTTCGACGCGAGCGGCTCCTCCGACGACGTCGGAGTCGAGGAGTATCGCTGGGACTTCGATGACGACGGCACCGTGGACCGGACGATCAACGCCTCGGTAGTCCAGCACCCGTTCGACGCCGCCGGCGAGTTCACGGCGAACGTCACGGTCGTCGACGCCGAGGGCGCGACCGACAGCGACACAGCGACCGTGACCGTGTCCGAGTCCGCCGCGCTCTCGGCGGTCATCGACGCCTCGACGACCGAAGCGACGCCCGGCGACGTGATCTCCTTCGACGGCGGCGCCTCGACGCCCGCGGACGGGATCACCGACTACCGGTGGGAGTTCGGCGACGGGGAGAACGGGACCGGGGTGACCGCCGAACACGCCTACGAGGACCCCGGAACCTACACCGTCACGCTCCGGGTGAACGGGACCGATAACGCGACCGCCACGGCGGAGATGGAGGTGACCGTCGCGGAGGACGGCGGCGGGGACGGCGGGGACGGCGGTAACGGAGGGAACGACGGTGACGACGATAACGGGGACAACAGCAGTCCCCCGCCGTCCAGCGGAGGCGGCGGGGGCGGAGGCGGCGCCCCGCCCGCGCCGGACCCCGAGCCCTCGTTCGAACTCGGCGGCGTGAACGCCACGAACGGGGAACTCCTCGCGGGCGAGGAGGCCGAGTTCTCGATCCGCGTCGAGAACGTCGGCGACGCGGCCGGCACGCGGGAGGTCGAGTTCGCCGTCGACGGGACGACGACGGCCGGCCGGAGCGTCGACCTCGCGCCGGGCGAGGCCGAGACGGTCACCTTCACCCACCGGTTCGCCGAGGCCGGGACCCACACGGTCGAACTCGGCGGCGCCGAGCCGACCGAGGTGCGCGTGCTCCCGGCCGAACCCGACCTCTCCGTGACCGACGTCTCGCTCGCGGACGACACGGTGACGACCGAGGAGGACGTCCGGATCGACGCCACCGTCCGGAACGACGGCTACGTGGAGGGCTCGATGGAGCTCGAACTGGTGCTGTTCGACGAGGTCGTCGCCGTCGAGTCGGTCTCCGTCCCGCGGGGCGAGGCACGGACCGTGACGTTCACCCGCCGGGTGAGCGCGCCCGGCACCTACACCGCGAGCGTCGCCGGTCGGAACGTCACCGTCGAGGTCGTGGGGACCGACGGGGCCCCGACGCGGGGGGAGGATCGCACGTCCGAGACGGCGGCGCCCGGATTCACCCCGCTCGCGACGCTGCTCGCGCTGCTCTCGCTGGTCGCGTGCGCGGTCGTGCGGTCGAGGGGCGGCCGCTAACCTCTCCGCCCCGCGGAGGCCCCTCCCGGGGGACCGGCCGGTCCGCAGCCCCACGGATCCGTCCGCCGTCCCACGAACCCGGCCGCCCGCCCCCGGCCCTGCCCGGAAAATCACGATCGGCTAACCTGTCGCCCCGAGTCAGGAAGGGTGCGCCAAAATCCCCCGTCCGTGCGCGATACGCCGATTAACAAAGACGTTCAGGGGTCCACCGGCTGACATGCGACTCAGACACGTGAAGTCGTCGACCGTCATCGTCGAGGACGGTGACATCTCCGTCCTCTGTGACCCGTGGATGCTCGACGGGGCGTTCTACGGCTCGTGGGCCCACTACCCCCCGCCGGCGATCGAACCGGAGGACGTCGACGTCGACTACATCTACGTCTCGCACATCCACCCCGACCACTTCCACCGGGAGACGATGCAGCGGCTCGACGCCGACACGCCGGTGCTCATCCACGACTACGCGACCGACTTCCTCCGGCAGAACGTCGAGCGGCTCGGGTTCGACGTGCAGGAACTCCCGCACGACGAGCGGATCCACCTCGGCGGCGACCTCCACCTCAACGTCCTCGGGGCGGACAACTGCGACCCGGAGGTCTGTGGCAACTACTTCGGCTGCGGCTGGTGGATGGAGGGCGCCAGCGACCGCACCACCGACGGCTCGACCCAGATCGACTCGATGGGCGTGTTCGACGACGGGGAGAACGTGCTCGTCAACGCCAACGACTGCCGGTGGCCCCTCTCCGAGCGCGCCTGCAACGTCGTGAAGGAGCGCTACGGTGAGATCGACATGCTGCTGATGCAGTACTCCGCGGCCAACTTCTACCCGCAGTGCATGGACGACTACACGCCCAAGGAGAAGCGCGAGGCGCGCGAGGAGGTCATCCGGGAGATGTACGGCGACGCCGAGGGGTTCATCAACGCCCTCGAGCCGCGGTACGTCATGCCGTTCGCCGGGAGCTACACGCTCTCCGGGGCGCTCACCGACAGGAACGAGTACGTCGCCTCGCCGAGCAGGCAGGAGGCGCGGGACCACTTCGCGACCAGCGACACCGTCGAACCCGACCACACGGAGGCGGTGCTCGTCAACAGCGGCGAGTGGTTCGACGTCGATACCGGCGAGCAGTCGGCCCCGTACACGCCCGTCGACCCGACCCAGAAGCTCCAGTACATCCAGAACGTGCTCAGCGAGGCGTCGTTCCCGCACGAGGGCGACGAGATGCCGACGGTCGCTGACTTCGAGGAACTGCTCGACCCCGCCTACGAGCACTTCGATCAGAAGCGCCGCGACATCCAGTGGGAGAGCGACACGACGGTCCTCCTCGAACTCGTCGACGGCGCGGTCGCGTCCCTCTCCATGGAGGGCGACGGCTGGGAGGTCATCTCCGAGCGCGAGGCCCGGCAGGTGGACGAGTACGTCCGGATGAACATGGACCCGCGCCTGCTCCACCGCATCCTCAAGGGACCGAAGTACGCCCACTTCAACAACGCCCAGATCGGCTCGCACATCGGCTTCGAGAAGGACCCGGACGTGTACGAACGGCCGCTGTACTACTCGATGAGCTTCCTCCACGCGTGAGCGAGTAGCGCGCTCCACGCGCGAGGGTACGGGGGCGCTTTCCACCCCGTATACGCTCCATAACAATGCCCACGTACGGCCACGTGAAGACGATTCGATGGTTTACGCGACGGCATTCAGGGGAACGTACCGCCCGGCGTGGTGGACCCGAGCGGACGGGGGCCACGCCGTGACCGCGGCGGCCGGCCGGCGGTCGGGGCCGGACGCGGGAGACGGACGCCACGGGACCGGCGTGGGCCCCGGCCGGACCGACCCGGACCGCGGCCACGTCGGCGTGGGCCGGGAGCCGGACGAACAACGGTCCGGAGGAGCATGACCACCCGCGAGGCGCGGCTGGGGACCGCTCGACGGGCGGTCCCGCTGGACGCGCTGCTCGCCGTCGTCTACGCGGTCGGGATCGCGGCGCTCGTGTACGTCTCGCCCGTCTGGTTCGCCGGCCCGGTCCGCGTCGCGGTCGCGCTGCCGCTAGTGCTCTTCCTCCCGGGGTACGCCATCCTGGCGGTGCTGTACCCGGGACGCTGGCGCGACCCGGACGCGGCGACGGCGCGGGAGGTCGGGCCCCTCGGCCACGAGGGGCTCACCTGGGGCGAGCGCGCGGCGGTCTCGTTCGCGGCGAGCCTCGCGCTCGTCCCGCTGCTGGCGGTCCTGCTCTCGGTCGCGCGGGTACCGCTCGACCCGGGCCCGATCGCGATCAGCCTCGCGGCCGTCACGGCGATCGGCGGCGTCGTCGGCGCGCTCCGCCGTCTCCAGCTCCCGGCGGACCAGCGGCTCGGGCTGCCGGTCGCACGGTGGGGCGAGGAGCTCCACGGGGCGACCGTCGGGGCGCCCACCTACCGCGAGGCGCTGTTGAACGTGCTGCTGTTGCTCGCGGTGGTCGCGGCGCTGACGGGGCTCGCCTACGGGCTCGTCGCGCCCCCCTCGGGGGCCGGCTACACGGAGGTCGCCCTGCTGACGGACGGGGGCGAGGAACTGGTGGCGGGCAACTACACCACGGAGTTCGCCGCCGGCGAGTCGGCGCCGCTGGTCCTGACCGTGGAGAACCGGGAGGGCGACCGTCGGGCGTACACCGCGATCGTCTCGCTGGAGCGGGTCCGCGGCTCCGGCGACGAGTTCGCGGTCGTCGAGCGCGCCGAACTGACCCGCCTCTCGATGGAGGTCGACGACGGCGTGACCGCGCGGGAACCCCACACGATCGAACCCTCGCTCCGCGGGGACGATCTCCGGCTCAGCTACTACGTTTACGAGGGCGACGCGCCGTCCGACCCCTCGGAGGACGTCCCGAAGGAGCACCTCTACCTCTGGATCGACGTCGGCCAGGGGGCCGAGGATGACGGAAGCGACGCCGCCGGGGCGAACTCCGACGGCGACGACTCGGGCGGAGCGGACTCGGGCGCGGACGACGCGAGCGGGGCGGACGCGGGCGAGGGTGACGCGGACGAAGCGGACTCGAGCGGGACCGAGTCGGCCGGAAACGAGACCGCGGGGACCGAGTCAGCCGGCGACCAGACTGCGGGAAACGAGACGGACGGGAACGGAACCGCCGGTAACGAGACGGACGGGAACGGAACCGCCGGTAACGAGACGGACGGGAACGGAACCGCCGGTAACGAGACGGACGGGAACGGAACCGCCGGTAACGAGACGGACGGGAACGGAACCGCCGGTAACGAGACGGACGGGAACGGAACCGCCGGGGACGACGGCTCGTCCGCCCTCCGCCCGCCGCGGTCCGGCGGGGCCGCCTGAGATGTGGCCGTGGGAGCACCTCGTCGTGGGGTACCTGCTGTACACGCTGTACACCCACGCGAGGGGGAACGGCTCGCCGACGACGCTCGCCGTGCTCGTGCTCGTGCTCGCCACCCAGATGCCGGACCTGATCGACAAGCCGCTGGCGTGGGGGCTCGGCGTCCTGCCGTCGGGGCGGTCGTTCGCGCACTCCCTGCTGTTCGCGCTCCCCGCCATCGTCGCGGTGACGGTCGCCGGCGTCCTCGCCCGCGTCCCCCGCATCGCGCCGGCGTTCGCGCTCGGCTACCTCTCCCACCTGGCGGGCGACGTGGCGTACCCGTTCCTCGTCGACGGCGACGTCGTGCTCGGCTTCCTGCTCTGGCCGCTCGTGCCCGCTTCCGACTCCGACCCGCCGGACGGGCTCCCGCACCTGCAGGAGCTTGTGGCGGACTTCCTCGGGTTCCTGCTCACCCCGCGCGGGACGACGTACCTGCTGTTCGAGGGGGGGCTGCTCGCGTTCGCCCTCCTCGTGTGGGTGTGGGACGGGATGCCGGGGGTACGCCCGGTCATCGACGCCGTGTTCCCCCGATCGCGACCCGACGGGCGGTGACGGGGTTAAGTACGCCCCAATCCCGGAGAGGCTGTCCATAACAATGACCGAACGGCCGGCAGGGAAGGCCGATGACGTTACGAACTGCGGTCGTCGGCGGCGGAACCGTCTCGGGGGTTCACCTCTCGGGACTCTCGCGGAACCCGCGAACGGAACTGGTCGCCATCTGTGACCTCGACGAGGACCGCGCGCGCGAGATCGCGTCCGAGTACGACATCGAGGCGTACTTCGACGTCGAGGAACTGGTCGCGGAGGCCGACCTGGACTGGCTGCACGTCTGCACGCCCGTCCAGACGCACCTCGCGGTGGCCCGGACGGCCATCGAGGCCGGCATCCCGATCCAGATCGAGAAGCCGACGACCGAGACGTTCGAGGAGTTCGAGGAGCTGGAGGCGCTCGCGGAGCGCCACGGCGTCACCGTCTCCGCGAAGCACAACCACAACTTCGACCCGGTGATGCGCGAGGCGATGGGGAAGGTCGACGCCGGCGAACTCGGCCAGGTGAAGGGCGTCGACGTGGTGTACACCGGCTCCAGCCTCGCCGACGACCCGAACCGCGGCGACTGGAACTTCGAGCTCTCCGGCGGCGAGTTCGAGGAGGGGATCCCCCACCCGATCTACCTCACGCTGCGGGCCGGCGGCTACCCCCGCGACGAGTCGGAGATCCAGGCGCTCACCGGGCTGTTCGGCACCTACGACCGCACGTTCGACTACGACGCCGCGCAGGTGAGCTACGTCAGCGAGGACGGCGTGCTCTGTACGACGAAGATGCTCGGCGGGACCATCCCGAACCGGGTGATCCTGATCCACGGCGAGGAGATGTCGCTCACGGTCGACCTGATCTCCCAGACGCTCGAGAAGCACGACCGGAACTACAAGTCGTCGGCGCTAAACCGCGCGCTCAACAACGTCGACCGGGCCGGCGACCGCCTGATCGGTACGGCCCGGAACGCCCACTCGGTGGTCCGGCGCGCCCGCGACGACAGCTGGGACGTCGCCAGGCAGCTCAACGCCCACTACTACCAGAACGACGCCGAGTCGAAGGCGCTGCTGGGCGAGGGCGAGATGCCCGTCCCGCTGGAGGAGGCGCGGTGGACGATCCTGCTGATGGACGAGATACGGAACGCGGCACGGGGCGGCGAAGGGGCCGAGGAGGACGCCCACCCCGTCGAACCGGCGGTCGCCCGGGACGGTGAGTGAACAGCTGGGAACGGCGCGGCTCGCCCGGGCGGTCGCCGCCGCCGACGACTCGATCCGCCGGGCCGGCAGGCGGCTCCTCGAACGCGAACCGGCGCTCGAGCCGCACCTGCTGGCCGCCCGCGACGCGTACGCTCGCGGCTACGTCCGGGCGCGCGCGAAGGCGAACGCCGTCCGGTACGACGCGCCGGTCGTGCCGTACCGGCTCGTCCACGTCGACCCCGCCGACGTCGAGTCGGCCCGGGAGTTCACGCTCGCCAAGTTCCGGCTGGCCGGCACCGTCGTCGGCGGCGACTGGGACCTGACCGACGCCCGGTTCGCCGACATGGACGTCTATCGGGCGTACGTCGCCCACTTCGAGGAGGGCGTCCCCTGGGAGGAGACGGCGTTCTACGACCGCGTCGTCCGGGAGATGGAGGCGGGACGCGTCATGTGGGACTGCACCTCGGAGGCTGAGTTCCGCGAGCGGTGTCGGCGGCTCGACGAACTGTACGACTGCATCGCGGAGCACGGCTACCGGTCCCAGGAGGAACTGAGCGGGGGCGGCCTGGCGGATCCGATCAGCTCCGGCCCCCGGCTCAAGATCGAGCGGCTGAACGACGAGATCGCGGTCCACGTCGCCCGCGACGGCGAGCTGCTGTTCGAGGACGGCCGGAACCGCCTCTCCATCGCGAAGGTCCAGGGGCTCGAGACGGTCCCCGTCCGCATCCTCCGCCGGCACGAGCGGTGGCAGGCGATCAGGGACGCGTACGTGCGGGGCGACCCCGCCGTGCGCGAGTACGGCGACCACCCCGACGTCCGCTATCTCGACTTCGGCGGCGGCTGACGCCGCCGCCGCCGCCGCCGCCGGCGCGCCGGCCCTCGTCCCGCCGGTCCCCCGCTTCGGCCCTACCTGCGACCCGCCCGGACCCCGCTCCGGGCTGCGCCGCCCGACCGTTTTTGGCCCTGCTCCACCAACGCCCGTCCGTGACCTCAGCACTGTTCGTCGTCAGCGAGGAAGGCTACTGGGCCGAGGAGTGTATCGAACCGCTAACGACGCTCGACGACGCCGACGTGGACGTGGCCGTCGCGACGCCGTCGGGCGGCCCGGCGCTCGTCGACGAGCGTTCGACCGACCCGGAGAACGTCGGGGAGGAGACCGCCGAGTTCGTCCAGGAGGTCGCCGAGAACGACGAGCGACTGAACGACCCCGAGCCGGTCGCGACCGTGTCGGCGGCCGACTACGACGCGGTCGTCTTCCCGGGCGGCCACGGCACGGAGTGGGACGTCAACCAGGACCGCCACGCCCGCGCGCTGCTTCGGGACGCGGTCGAGTCCGACGAGGGGACGGCGCTGGTCGTCTGCCACGCCGTCGGCCTGCTCGCGTTCACCCGCGGCTCCGACGGGGGGTTCCTGGTCGACGGGCGCGACGTGACCGGCTTCCCGAACGAGTGGGAGGAGGGAATCGTCGACGGGAACGACCTGATGCCCGACGGTCGAAAGCTCCCCTACTGGGTCGAGGACGAGGTCGAGGCGGCGGGCGGGAACTGGGACGCCGAACTCGACGAGGACGCCTCCGTGACGGTGGACGGCGACCTCGTCACCGCGCGCGGACCCGAGTCCTCCACCGCGGCCGCCGAGACGCTGCTCGGCGAACTCGGCGTCCAGCAGCCGGCGGACTAGGCTCGCCGGGAACCGACCGACGGCTCACTCCGGCACGCCGAGCACCGCGACGTCGTAGGTGGCGACGTCCGCGGGCGAGGTGAGGACGAGCACCTCGAACCCCCACTCCGTCCCGCCGGCGAGGTCGCCGGCGGTGGCGAGGTAGCGGCCGAGCATGGCGCCGTCGGCGTCGTACGCCCGCACGCGGACCTCGACGTACGAGACGGTCCGCTCGCTCACGTTCGCGACGGTCCCCCGGACCGTCGCCCCCTTGTACCCCGACTGGACGACGAACTCGTGGCCCTCGAGCGAGAGCGCGTCGAGCGAACTCGCCGCGCCGTTCGTCCCGCTCGGCGCGAGCGCCGCCGCCGCGGACATCTCGCTCGCGTTGCGCGGGTCGCCCCCCGCCGTCCCGACCTCCCCCTCCTCGTAGGTCGGGTCGTCGCTCGCCCCGGTACAGCCGGCGAGGGCGGCCGTCGCCCCCGCCCCCAGCGAGACGAGGACGCCACGGCGGGTCGCCCGCCGGGAGCGGCCGCTCGCGCCCGACCCGTCCCCGTCGCCGCGGTCGCGGTCGACCATCACGCACGAACCGTCGCGCGGAACGCATTTCAGTATACTCCCCGGACCGGGCGGCGACCCCCACGGCGGCCGGCCGTCCCCGGCTCCCGGGCGGGGAGACGGCTCCGTTCCCGGGAAAACGCTCTTTGCGCCGTTGGCCGACGTCCACACCATGGATTCTGCGGGGGACGTCGGAGCCGGCGACTCGCCGGCGGTGGACGACGAGGGGTCGAC
The DNA window shown above is from Halorarum salinum and carries:
- a CDS encoding glycosyltransferase family 2 protein, which translates into the protein MYRGHTVGVVIPAYNEEGFVGETLEAVPSYVDRVYAVDDGSSDGTWAEITETAERLEDEFEPEPDGPRRFSRRVVPIQHGENRGVGGAIKTGYLRAREEGIDVTTVMGGDGQMEPEMLDRLLDPIVEGRADYTKGNRFLNRTDREDMPAFRFVGNAILSGLTKIASGYWRTGDPQSGYTAISHEALERADVEGMYEFYGYCNDLLVKLNVAGLRVLDVPRPVTYGDEESHIRYSTYIPRVSGMLLRNFLWRLRTKYLLFDFHPVAVAYAVGALATLAGLVTTLAAAVRGGSGRDDADPGAGTNARTGGTGVLVGLGGVVSLLWAMTLDMRANESLNGVDRRVDPGTGGRRDREDRVDADRPGARDDGVGDDAGAHDVHPSRNGRGSGDRPEQGGYPDGLAGNGDRPAVDRPDAK
- a CDS encoding PKD domain-containing protein, with translation MFGNAAGERTTALALALVVLASAVTAVPGLVLLAPPAAADTPSTVAVAQGSNCYTVTPVVDESQTVEEFYDYRNPETDPSGDYSSYGTDEYQEPRSSSMFFYTGSEGTSLVVVHGQRGDQGNGSTVSWDVSGLPSDWDLAVQDDEYENDTQDDNFDTGDTTADIDWMYNNLRNDGAAFRGLESEEFDTITIEPRYNEEADAWGDWFYSGSDQYHVESWTLMEEGGETVGELALDQEVTITAGPCPGDELTADIDAPGTPAAGEEVTFDASGSTPEDRIVEYRWDLGDGTNATGESVDHAYDEPGNYTVSLTVEDAAGETNSTSTEVTVTEATNAPPTASLSVPPNATVNESVQLDAGGSTDDEGIVEYRWDFDDDGTVDRGTDSPETRYAFDSVGEATVNLTVVDTANATDSTTATLTVEERTNEPPTADLSAPSNGTVGEDVRFDASGSSDDVGVEEYRWDFDDDGTVDRTINASVVQHPFDAAGEFTANVTVVDAEGATDSDTATVTVSESAALSAVIDASTTEATPGDVISFDGGASTPADGITDYRWEFGDGENGTGVTAEHAYEDPGTYTVTLRVNGTDNATATAEMEVTVAEDGGGDGGDGGNGGNDGDDDNGDNSSPPPSSGGGGGGGGAPPAPDPEPSFELGGVNATNGELLAGEEAEFSIRVENVGDAAGTREVEFAVDGTTTAGRSVDLAPGEAETVTFTHRFAEAGTHTVELGGAEPTEVRVLPAEPDLSVTDVSLADDTVTTEEDVRIDATVRNDGYVEGSMELELVLFDEVVAVESVSVPRGEARTVTFTRRVSAPGTYTASVAGRNVTVEVVGTDGAPTRGEDRTSETAAPGFTPLATLLALLSLVACAVVRSRGGR
- a CDS encoding MBL fold metallo-hydrolase, with the translated sequence MRLRHVKSSTVIVEDGDISVLCDPWMLDGAFYGSWAHYPPPAIEPEDVDVDYIYVSHIHPDHFHRETMQRLDADTPVLIHDYATDFLRQNVERLGFDVQELPHDERIHLGGDLHLNVLGADNCDPEVCGNYFGCGWWMEGASDRTTDGSTQIDSMGVFDDGENVLVNANDCRWPLSERACNVVKERYGEIDMLLMQYSAANFYPQCMDDYTPKEKREAREEVIREMYGDAEGFINALEPRYVMPFAGSYTLSGALTDRNEYVASPSRQEARDHFATSDTVEPDHTEAVLVNSGEWFDVDTGEQSAPYTPVDPTQKLQYIQNVLSEASFPHEGDEMPTVADFEELLDPAYEHFDQKRRDIQWESDTTVLLELVDGAVASLSMEGDGWEVISEREARQVDEYVRMNMDPRLLHRILKGPKYAHFNNAQIGSHIGFEKDPDVYERPLYYSMSFLHA
- a CDS encoding DUF1616 domain-containing protein, translated to MTTREARLGTARRAVPLDALLAVVYAVGIAALVYVSPVWFAGPVRVAVALPLVLFLPGYAILAVLYPGRWRDPDAATAREVGPLGHEGLTWGERAAVSFAASLALVPLLAVLLSVARVPLDPGPIAISLAAVTAIGGVVGALRRLQLPADQRLGLPVARWGEELHGATVGAPTYREALLNVLLLLAVVAALTGLAYGLVAPPSGAGYTEVALLTDGGEELVAGNYTTEFAAGESAPLVLTVENREGDRRAYTAIVSLERVRGSGDEFAVVERAELTRLSMEVDDGVTAREPHTIEPSLRGDDLRLSYYVYEGDAPSDPSEDVPKEHLYLWIDVGQGAEDDGSDAAGANSDGDDSGGADSGADDASGADAGEGDADEADSSGTESAGNETAGTESAGDQTAGNETDGNGTAGNETDGNGTAGNETDGNGTAGNETDGNGTAGNETDGNGTAGNETDGNGTAGDDGSSALRPPRSGGAA
- a CDS encoding metal-dependent hydrolase, yielding MWPWEHLVVGYLLYTLYTHARGNGSPTTLAVLVLVLATQMPDLIDKPLAWGLGVLPSGRSFAHSLLFALPAIVAVTVAGVLARVPRIAPAFALGYLSHLAGDVAYPFLVDGDVVLGFLLWPLVPASDSDPPDGLPHLQELVADFLGFLLTPRGTTYLLFEGGLLAFALLVWVWDGMPGVRPVIDAVFPRSRPDGR
- a CDS encoding Gfo/Idh/MocA family protein, whose protein sequence is MTLRTAVVGGGTVSGVHLSGLSRNPRTELVAICDLDEDRAREIASEYDIEAYFDVEELVAEADLDWLHVCTPVQTHLAVARTAIEAGIPIQIEKPTTETFEEFEELEALAERHGVTVSAKHNHNFDPVMREAMGKVDAGELGQVKGVDVVYTGSSLADDPNRGDWNFELSGGEFEEGIPHPIYLTLRAGGYPRDESEIQALTGLFGTYDRTFDYDAAQVSYVSEDGVLCTTKMLGGTIPNRVILIHGEEMSLTVDLISQTLEKHDRNYKSSALNRALNNVDRAGDRLIGTARNAHSVVRRARDDSWDVARQLNAHYYQNDAESKALLGEGEMPVPLEEARWTILLMDEIRNAARGGEGAEEDAHPVEPAVARDGE
- a CDS encoding ParB N-terminal domain-containing protein, producing the protein MSEQLGTARLARAVAAADDSIRRAGRRLLEREPALEPHLLAARDAYARGYVRARAKANAVRYDAPVVPYRLVHVDPADVESAREFTLAKFRLAGTVVGGDWDLTDARFADMDVYRAYVAHFEEGVPWEETAFYDRVVREMEAGRVMWDCTSEAEFRERCRRLDELYDCIAEHGYRSQEELSGGGLADPISSGPRLKIERLNDEIAVHVARDGELLFEDGRNRLSIAKVQGLETVPVRILRRHERWQAIRDAYVRGDPAVREYGDHPDVRYLDFGGG
- a CDS encoding DJ-1/PfpI family protein, which encodes MTSALFVVSEEGYWAEECIEPLTTLDDADVDVAVATPSGGPALVDERSTDPENVGEETAEFVQEVAENDERLNDPEPVATVSAADYDAVVFPGGHGTEWDVNQDRHARALLRDAVESDEGTALVVCHAVGLLAFTRGSDGGFLVDGRDVTGFPNEWEEGIVDGNDLMPDGRKLPYWVEDEVEAAGGNWDAELDEDASVTVDGDLVTARGPESSTAAAETLLGELGVQQPAD
- a CDS encoding FxLYD domain-containing protein is translated as MVDRDRGDGDGSGASGRSRRATRRGVLVSLGAGATAALAGCTGASDDPTYEEGEVGTAGGDPRNASEMSAAAALAPSGTNGAASSLDALSLEGHEFVVQSGYKGATVRGTVANVSERTVSYVEVRVRAYDADGAMLGRYLATAGDLAGGTEWGFEVLVLTSPADVATYDVAVLGVPE